agataaaatttccaaaagaaattaaaaatgaagtatcttcttcattttcagTGTCTCCTAATGGCTTTGTGTTTAAGATGTATGTGCAAAATCCTAGCTTAACCAAAAACATATGTGCGAAATCCTAGCTTAATCAAAAAATTCACTCGGTAGAAAATGTCAAAATATACTCCTGGAAGTTACAATTTTCTAGGTGCATAATATCATAACAGAAATAGAATATAAGTAATTCCTTACCATGATTCTGCATGACCAGGGACATCTACTTCCGCCATGACATTAATGCCTGCcataaatctaagaaaattaagaaagtgcatacaaaaaacataaattccAACTAGAACTTTTTGACTCCAAATAAATCACTCTACAGCTCAAAAGCTTTTCTTGACCTATTAATGATATCACTGGAATTTATATTTGACATCAAATTCCGCAATTTTTACATGTCTAGTAACCATAATCaactaataatgaaaaataagttTGTCTAAAAGTTGTTCTGATGAAGTTTCAAAGAACCATAAAAGAGACTCACCTCTTATTTTGGCAAAGCTTCATATTGGTACATGgaaacataaaaaaagaaaatgtatatattagcCTATAAAGAGTAAGAAAGCATGAAATGCAATGAACATGAGCAAGATAAAGCCATAAAATTGGCATAGAACAGGGGGCAAGAGGGACTGACTGAGGATGGAGGAGGAGGTTAACAAATGTCAATTATTTTCCATTATAGTAAATTTTGAAACATATTGTTCACATAAATCTTTCTCTTTAGTTTGCTAAGCTCATTACcattaagatttttatttcctttttctttccccttaagaatcaatttgatgtttgctaataaaaagaaaaatcagtaTGAATCTTACTTTACAATATCATAGGCATCCTCCACTGTGTACCGCTCCCATTTTGTATATGAACCTTGCCATAATTTTGGATATGTTGGTACTTCTAAAGGAAATGCTTGCTCATCTATAATGTGCCAATGAAGGACATTCTACTGAATGTAATTTCCAATATCAGAATTGGACGCCAAATAGTAATATAATGAAAAGAACAGTGTAACAAATAAGTGCAAGCTTGACTTAATTCCAGTGGTGAAAAATACAAATGTAACAAATGAGTAACATATCTTACAAGTTTAGCATATGCCATTGATTCAATTATCTGCTTAATGACATCAACTGGTAAATAATGCCTTGACGTATCTGCAAAATTATGTTtaggaaagaaataaaataacattccAGAAATACTGGGGAAACATTTTACAACTTTACTTTCTTTTACTGAAAGAAATGAGGCTCACCAAGTAGAAGCCCTCGATAAGTAAATCTTGGTTTGTCTTGAATGTACCATGGCGCCTTGTAGATTTGTACAGATTTGGTTTCATAATCAAACGTACATAATTGGCTGAATGTCTGGAAGATGACATAAAAGAAGATTAACTGAAGAAAGATTATTTACGTAGCTGAAGCCACTAACACACTCATGAATGTTTTATAGCAATTATATAGCAGTTAGCTGCATGTCTAGACTTCAGAATTAGCCTTTGAACTCTAAGCAATAACAAGCACACAGGAAGCAAATAGAGTCATCAATCCTataaaaaacaatataaaaaaaatgatttcatGTTCTCAAAACGTAATACCCAAAAAGAAAGACGTTTAGTTAGTTTCTATACTACAAGAACACAAGTTAAGAAGCTCATAGAGTCATCAATTATAGAACTAACATAGATGGTACTTAATAGAAATGGACTAATGAAGAATAGTTAGGTTTTGGCATCAGTGCACTAGCTCAATATCTGGAACTTCTTCATGGCCTTTCATTGCCCAGACAGTACAACAGATCatgatattaatattcataGGTACCTGTGCTGATCTCGTAAATTTCACAGATGGAATGAAGAAATGCAACAGAAATCAAAAGCAATATGAAGAAAACagaatgaaaatttgtatacATGACAAGTTTTATATGCAACAGCACCTAATCTGATGATCAAACACTATCATCCCCCTTCTGATCAGGACCAACAAGACCAATAATTAAGTCTATGCTGTTCACTAGATTTCGACTACACTAGGTCTTCACACAATCTGTAATACATTCACAAAAATTGTggtaatttgtaaaaaaattataataataacaaagcTAACTTCTCAAATAACCATTTTGTGGTTCCCATGTCATCTAATTCAGGCTTCACTAGTAGCAATGTGCCCATTTAAAACCAACCAACCTTTCATTGCTATAGGGAATCAGGTTGACACCACCCTAGGAAACAAGATATCAGACCTCCAATCTGTGGTTTATTTAGAGAATTCTTCAACCCTTATCAGCCCACCCATGCATAATAGTTTACACTTTTCATCCAATACagaaaaaatttagtaaaaatgaaatagcTGATGTTTATCTCCTCCTTCCTTATATCTATTCTCTCTATCTCTAATCTGTTGGAAAGGACAAAGCAACTTTCAAAAAGAACTAAGTAAGAAAGATACATGTAAGTAATTATGCATGTTACTGCTTAATTATCCAATTCAGGGTAATCATAAATACCTCCAACCCTCGCAATGCACCATAAACAGTATTTGCCTGCAAAAGAGGGAAGATGAACTTTACTTGCGTGCAACAAATAAAAGGCAATaacaatattttatgaaaGATAGCATAACCAACTAGAATAAAAGGTATGATTACACTTGACATCCATAGATTAACAACTggactttaaaaaaaaaaaaattaatcccATGCTAGACTTTGTTCATTAGGAAAGATTCCTTTTCAATAATCACAATAAAATGAAACCCATAACCTAGTATTTAAGAAACAACTAAATGCATCCTACaagaaatttgaagatttGAAATATGTGCATATGGAAACAAGATGTAGCATCAATTAAATCAACAGCAGCACAACCAGTCGGTATGAATCTAATCATgaaaaataaccacataaaatctcaaaaacaCTTTGACCTCAATTTTGTCCTCCTCAATTACAAAATATAGTATCGCTAAATGATCAAATCAACAACAATAAAACTACAATTGGGTCTTGCTagaacaaccacgtaaaagctcaaattgaaaattctaCCTCAATTGGCCTCCCCATTACAAAATGTAGcatcaatcaaataaaataaccaaatcaacaacaaaaataccaCTCACATAAAGAGCTCAAAAGTTCAAAACTTTTTACCTCAATTGTTGCTTCCCCAGTAATGGACTGCCCATCATGCTTATCCACAAACAAATTATAACTCTCGTCAACTCCAAGCCGAAGCTGCAAGTGACAAAATTAACACTTCAAAACCAAAAAACcaattcaaaaagaaacaggaaaaagaatttatagtaACTCACTTCTTCACCATCAGAAAGAACCACAATTTTCAGTTTAGAAACATCAAAATCGGGTCTTCTAAATCTAAACAtatcaaaaacagaaaaagtcGCAGTAGTATGCTTAAagataatctttttatatctCTCAAAAGCATCTTTAACAATCGTTGAATTGCTTCCAGGGCCAGTGAAAATCAATGAAAGAGAAGGGTCAACGGAGAGGGTGTGATCCCCAGAAGTAAAGTGTGAAGGAAGTGGCCAGATGTAAGTGAGagattcatcatcatcattatcattgAGTTGAAATGAGAGATTTATGTGTAGCAGTAGGATTGTTAAGACTGTGAACTTCGTTAGAGATTTTAGTGAGTTTGGAGACattgtagagagagagagagagaggagctGATGCTGGAGTAGGTAGTGACTGAATTATATGCACAAAACAATgaaatgattctgttttttACCGTTGGATGGATGCTTCCTTATTTGCTGCGTAAAATGGTGTGTAACGAGAAGACAATTAGAAATGCAAAGGTTCACTTGGGAGCGCCCCCGTTCGCTTTAGTgggttaataaaaaatactttaactaaattaatttggtcactttataaatgaaataaattatattttaactgagtaattataaaatttattcaaatcatatatgtttaattttagtttggaTAACTAGTTCGTTTGGTTTACATcacttaataaatttaatataatattaatttttcaaaaaattagaattatatataattatatataaataaatttatctcataaaaatttagaataatatataaaaaatatctaattttgatttattggattaaaaattatttttattttataaaaatattataataaactaaaaatatatataaatatataaatataaaataaaataaaatatgttataaAAGTTaggatttattttatattatgagttTAAACTTTTCAATAATGTATTAAAAGTAacatttttatgttaattctatatactataataaaaacaattagaaaattcaatatttttaatatccgatccaatttgattttttatagttttttatgtttaaataatcaaattaaaattttcatttttgtaagatttaaaaatcaaaagtaaTTCATAACAGGttgaaatcataatttttggcTTGAATTAGATTAGATTTGTAACCCTAATTTCACTTTCAACTTTATACATTTAGCTCttctaaaaagaattatatatttaatctttaatacCTAGATTTTGGGTGAAAACtatctaaatattttcaatccAATGGGATtttgcttaatttttaattattcgaTCTCGTTTATaatgtataataattttactagactgaaaaatatttggataatttttaattgtattaaaaactaaatttggaaTTGTCAATCTTATAAATTAAGCAAAATTTCACTGGACCCCAAAAATACTCTCGacttttacaaattttttggTGTGGTGGGATTTTgcttaatataaataaataaataataatcgaaagatatttaaaactaaaaaaactaattatttatctcATGCAGTTGCATAGTcgttataattatttgagtTATAAATAGTATTGTAAATtgagtttataaataaattataataaaattattaattatttataatattttaaaaagtaataataaactaaatattttatatcttttgtaaaatttttaatattttaaaattttattaatttcaaaatatttattagtctaaatatataaatattgttaattaattttagtattatatgaattaatactataaatataactgatattactatttttaaaaattaaaaattattatacaattaaaaatcaatttatttttcataaaaataataatataaaatatatttttctaaaaattaaaataattattaattaaaaattaatttatttgtctatataatattaaaaatttaattaaagttaaaatgagagttgctttttaatcatttttgtaacttattaattaataaaataataaaatcacacataaatttgaatgtcatgtattaaatataagtacaataaaaatatatatacttaaatcagataaaaaattatctattaatatataattattatataaaattaaataaaaatattaaatcggATCACTTTTTTTCCTGACTCAttcttacttttttaatttaaattattatccttaggtaataatttattttccacTTTATTATTGCTTCAAAACTTAATTCTGGATAAGTAACTTTACTAAATCTCTCGCccaaaattcaattaataaattttagcaCCTTTGTCttagcaaaataaatattagcacctaattagtaaattatacACAAAACTTAAAATGCATCCacaaattaattcaaaaaagtTGTTTTTCTCTTTCGTTTTCAATTGTTATGATAGATAATTATGGTCAATTCCAATACATTTATGatgtattattaaaattgttaaaaaattacttagcatcaataaataaatgaaaaatagaaatatcttaaaattaatgaaaaaatttcAGTTTATTGTTTAAactcttttcaaaaaaatattattttcttatttttcttaaatacaCGGTGtagttatttttagttttttattattttattaaaaaacaatcaaaaaatcaaaaacaaccaatatcatatttttttaaaataaaaaaactgtatttttgatattttcatataataaagaaatttacaccatatttttaataaaaaataaaagatattagtatttttattatttttttcataaataaataaaacattataTTTAACCCGAGAAACAATACTTGTAAAAGTGTTGATGGGCCCTAGATCTAAACCAAATTCATTAGATGAAGCAAACTACCTTCCATTTCCACATTCTACCATGgcctaagaaagaaaaatacatttttagttttactcctaaattttatctatttaactttaataatttttcaactaTTTTTTAGCTTATAGtatttattcaatttctaatttttcaaCTAGGAAGCAAGAAGTATGATTAACTAATTCGAGCAATTtgttatgtatatatatttatatgtttgaaGTTGGAAGATCTAAACAAAAAAtctctatattttaattaatcgaTATTCATGCTAcgtttaaaatttattagaaaattcatttaatttgtaagaaatttttatgttcaatatgtaaaaaaatccacggaaagaagaagatataaaaagaaaatgataaaattaaaaattgtgttttaatcttataaaaacacattgaattaataaagtagattcatttaaaattttatttattttattaaagtttgatttaagttgaataattatataaataaaattgaaaaaatttaaatgaattaatatttttattaaatatatcaactttaaatttacaaattaattttgttacctgccataatatgaatttataacTTGTGGTTAtacttgataaaaattatttgttttgatGCCTTTTTGAGAAGGCGCACTATATCAATAATTACTCGTAGTACTTAAACCAATCTTTGCTTTcccttaaaaaattaactaatcaaattttttaaattactaattatgttaaggttaagaaattataaattgtgtATACTAATAATTTGACAATAACATCAgtgttgtaaaataaaaaaaaaaataaataaagagcattataaaataaatattaagaacaaagtaaataaaaaaagaagagagagtaatatttttgtatatgaatacgtgtttatatgtttatgtgtTTCATTTCATTGATTGTAACACCTATTTATAAGTGTAAAAGGATTACAGAGATAGAGTTCTATTTATACAAAGAAATTTATCCATAGACATAATGATAAACATCCAACATAAtccaaatattattataacaattCCCCTTGAATGTCTCTTACAATGAATATGCCTCGTTAAAATCTTACTAAGAAAATCCTGTGGGAAAAAAATCTTAGCAAGggaaaaaaagtatattattCATGTAGAAGCTTTGCCTCGTTAAAAACCTtgctaaaaaaattcaatggGATAAAACCTAAACTAAGGAAAAAAGAGTACAGTTTATCAAAATCTTCTCCTCATGAAAATATGATTTCTGATAAAGATCTCTTAGTCTGCGCATGTCAATTTTGTTCACTAACTTTTTAAATGTTGTTGTAGGGAGTGCTTTTCTAAACAAAGTTGTCAAAGTATCAATGGATCAAATTTGATGAACATCTAAAACTCCTTATTTTTGAAGTTCATGTGTGAAAAAGAACTTTGGTGAAATATGTTTGgttttatctcttttaatatatCCTCCTTTGAGTTGAGCAATATAAACAACATTATCTTCATATAACATTGTTGGGCTTCCTTTATCAAATGAAATATCACATATTTTCTTGATATGTTGGATCATAAATCTCAACCATATGCATTCTCTACTAGCCTCGCGCATTGCTAATATTTTAGCATGATTAAATGATATGGCAATTATAGTTTGCTTAGTAGAATGCCAAGATATAGTAATGCCACCATATGTAATGCTACCATATGTAACAAGTAATCCGTTTGTGATCGAGGTTTATGTGGATCAGATAATATTTAGCATCTGCATATCCAATTAATTCTGAACTTCGAGTCTTATGGATAAAATATAATGTAGTacgtaaataataaaaaacttgTTTCAAACTATTCCAATCTCTTCGAGTTTATAAGGAATTATATCTTGCTAGCAGATTCATAGAAAATGCTATATCAGGTCTTGTACAATTAGCAAAATATATTAGTGCTTTAATAGTACTAAGATATAGTACTTATGGACCAAGTATTTCTTCACCATCTTTCCGAGGATGAAAATGGTCATTTTTTACACTCAAGTGTCTAACAATCATAGGAGAACTCATTGGATGAGATTTATCCATATTCAAACGTTTCAATATCTTTTCAATATAAGTTGActgatgaataaaaatttctccaaataaatattcaatctGCAAGCCGagacaaaattttatttatcccaaatcttttatttcaaattcattttttaaaataatttattgtttctaTCAACTCTTCAGGAGTcccaataatatttaaattatcaacATAAACTGTAATTATAGCAAAAgcataatttatttgttaatgaAAACATATTGGCAAATTGAATTGCTAGTATATcattctttcaaaaaatattcaCTTAGGCGACTATATCACATTCGTCCAGATTGTTTCAATCAATATAAAGACTTTTGTAGcttaattaaatacttttcTCATGGTTTTGAGCTATATGTATCAAACATTTTTAGTCCTTCAGAaactttcatataaatattattatcaagttattcatataaataagCTGTAACGACATCCATAAGATGCATATGAAATCGTTCTAAACTTGccaagttaattaaaaatttaaatgtaattGCATCCATTACTGGGaaataaatttcttcattaatGCTAGGTCTTTTACGAGAATTCTTATGTTACAAGTGGTGCTTTGTATCTCACAatctcatttttctcattgCGTTTACGCATAAAAACCTATTTAAAGCCTACTAGCTTAATATCATCAAGTGTTAAAATAATGGATCCAAAGAATTGGCGTTCTTCTAATGAGTTTAATTCTGTCTAGATTGCATCTTTCTATTTAGACCAATCATCTCTTTGTCGGCATTCAATGACGGACTTATGTTCAATGTCCTCACTTTCTTTTGCAATATCAATTGCCATTGTATATGTAAATACATTGTCAACAATAGTTTCACTTCAGTTCCATCTCTTACCTGAAGTAACATAGTTGTCtgatatttcattattttcattatcttTAGGCACTTGAATCTCTTCTGGGTTTATTTGTTcttctatattttttgttatagaCTCTTCAGGAACATCAATTTTGGAATTGtcatttggtttattttattcaattttctttcttgaatttttatctttgaaaCTAGGCGGCCTACTACGCCTCTGGCATGTCATAGACTCATTTGCTATAATATTAACATGTTGTCTTATTGGGACATCAATTCTAGCTGTAGCATTTTCAGCTGGTATATGAGATTTAGTAACTTTTTTTAGATCACAAAATACATATGGCAATTAGTTTGCTATACTTTACAAATGAATGATCCTTTGAActttttcatcctttttttttttccataatAACATTGTGTCcctcaaattaaaattactaaagaTATTTCGTTACTTATTTGCTCTTGcctttaatgaaaaattactaaaatacccCACCAACACgcttatttacaaaaaaaacaaatcatGATAATTTCCATTTTAACCCTATTACTAATTCAATTATACTTTTAGCCCTTatctcaaatataaatttcaatttaattctaacaCTATATTAACTCTATTTAGTAactattttcaattaaatccaatACCATCTTGCtaattagaatttagctttctccaaataaattcttcaagaaaatattttaatagcctctaattgtaatatttaaaatatatatattcatattgaaGAAAACTTGGGTGACATTTACAGAGaaataatttacccttatATAAATCACTTATCTAATATGCTATTTAATAAACTAATCAAATATAGTTTATAAACTCTTTTAAATCTTATATCACTAAAAACCcacatttaaaatatgatCTCATTAAATTATCCCTTATAATTCATCTAACTAAAAAACATAATTCTTTACTTTATTCGCATgcatcaaatattaaaatttctagttttgagattattattattattattattattattattattattattattattattatgcttCCTTAGATACaagttttacaattttattagaaattaagattaaatgttgctaaaatataatatatttcttattataaaagtgTAATTTagatgaatttgataatattatttaatgtaaatattttagttaaaagtattatctaattatttttgttaaaaaatataaataaattacattaaaattatataattttattttaactcaataaaatctatttttgtataattcgatatttaatataaaatttaaggatTAAATTAGACTTTTCATattgagtaaattttttaattaggttgaattgacaatttttattgaattataaattaaaaaaaaaaatcaaagttaTAAACTAATTACCTACTAATTTCAAGTACAAGAGCCAAATTGGCATTTTAGCCGGACATTAACTCTGACCATAATCGACCAAATACCACTTATTCTGTATTATGAAACCCACCTTTTTAATTAGCCTAGAATTTCAAGAATACAAATAATCATCATGGCTGAGAGACTCTTGTCTGAAATTATTCAAACAAGTCCAAAGTTACATCAtcattataattaatgaatttaaaagaaCACCTAATGACAGGTCATTCCAAAATAGATTGACAGATTTCCTTAGAGACAAGTCCAGTCTCTAATACAGACCCGACCATTAGAATAAGGACCAACTCGTCCTGCCATAATATATGTGACCACCTATAACTCAAAATATTTGTTGGATAGACATTCAATTCAGGAGATTCAGTGAGTCACTCACCTCCTTAACTCAGTagcaaacaaaaaaataaaatcagaacAGATGGCAATAATAGAGAACACCAGGCTTATCAACCATAAGACTTTAATACAACAAAATATATAGCCTATGAGGGTTAAGAAGATAAATGCACCAATGAGACTTAAGGAAATAGATGGACAAATGAGGTAAGAATTTTGTtcctgaatttaatattttaactttttatttaatataataaatatttagttttttaaatttaaataccttaattttttcatttaaccTAATATacatatgaattttatattctaatagtatttaaatatattcgCACAACATACATggatatattaaataaagatacattttaaaaaatattaaaatattataaaaaaataaaaatacctattagattatatcaaaaaataaaaatattaaattgaccatttttcttctttaaaacTCTACCCtctaaaaaagatataaagatagaaaaaaattaaaagaccTTAAAATCCTCTAAACTATcgtttgaattaaaaaaatttaaaatttacgaatttattcaaaatctatgaatttaaaatatatgaatttaaaaattctattgtTTGGATTaaccataaaaataatagatttttatttaaagttatgaataattttggaataagataaaaatttattagagaaaatattaaaataaaaagttttataataatctatttatttaaaattatggaTTTTGGACTTTTCCACCTTCTAGGTGGGAAactaaaactttaaaaaatgaaaaattttagaggatgatatttattttaaaatttatagatttatacTACTTTCTTTACTTACCAAACGATGAATTTAAGCTAAATTTATgaagtttataaaatattttatctcaAATCCTTCAATCCAAGCGATCtctaaattgttttttttttcttaacttaCTTTTTCACCGACTTGATTCTCGGAGTTTTTTTGTCGATCTTCTCAATTCAGAATTATCAATACCCTGAGGTAAAGTCGATGCACTAAATTGTTTATTATTAAGGactaattttaagttgaagtaaactaaactaaacaagtAAAAGATACAAATAAGCTATAGAATTAgtataattgaattcttaacATTTAAAGTTTCTTACTTAGATTTCAAATGTTTGCAAAAAGATTCAATCAAATCTGAAGAACTAATACCATTAGTTTATTCATTAGTGGGGCAGAcacttaagaaaaatataaactagTAATGTATACAGACACCTAATTtctcttttacttttctttttaaaaagaaaaagctaaaattattaattagtaaataaattaaatcatgcttttctgtttcttcttcttattgtCTTTGTAAACCCTAGCCCACTTTCCCTCTATCTTTCTTTACCCATTCTTCAATCAAATGAAACAAATTCCATATATTGATCTCTTCTGTGAATGCCATCTACTGTCCTTACACATTCATCACAGTAATTATAGCTCTTTTCTACTTGTTTAATAAGTCCAATGACCATTTTAATggttaagaaagaaaaaagaaaaagaaaaagaagtgggTATTAcccttttaaatttcttaaaagaatgCAAAAGAGACCATCAAAGTAACTACCTTGGTAAAATAAGATTATCAGCATCAATTAATTCAAACTATATgctatgtttatttttttgtttggatAGCTTATGCTTGGACATTGAACATTAATTgatgaatatgaaaaagattggACAACAGAGTACAATGCTTTGTGTGGATAGAATGTCATTGTTTATGAGATACTATccaagaattcaattaagtagagaaaaagaaaataaaaaattgtgtAGTAGTACATTATTATGATAtgtaatagttatatttatatacattg
The nucleotide sequence above comes from Ricinus communis isolate WT05 ecotype wild-type chromosome 6, ASM1957865v1, whole genome shotgun sequence. Encoded proteins:
- the LOC8272227 gene encoding beta-hexosaminidase 1, which encodes MSPNSLKSLTKFTVLTILLLHINLSFQLNDNDDDESLTYIWPLPSHFTSGDHTLSVDPSLSLIFTGPGSNSTIVKDAFERYKKIIFKHTTATFSVFDMFRFRRPDFDVSKLKIVVLSDGEELRLGVDESYNLFVDKHDGQSITGEATIEANTVYGALRGLETFSQLCTFDYETKSVQIYKAPWYIQDKPRFTYRGLLLDTSRHYLPVDVIKQIIESMAYAKLNVLHWHIIDEQAFPLEVPTYPKLWQGSYTKWERYTVEDAYDIVNFAKIRGINVMAEVDVPGHAESWGTGYPDLWPSSSCREPLDVSKNFTFDVISGILTDMRKIFPFELFHLGGDEVNTDCWNSTPHVKQWLRDHNLTTKDAYKYFVLRAQEIAISKGWTPVNWEETFNTFASSLHPRTIVHNWLGGGVCAKAVAKGFRCIFSNQGFWYLDHLDVPWYEVYNAEPLEGIDNASEQELVLGGEVCMWGETADTSDVQQTIWPRAAAAAERLWSRRESISLRNINETALPRLQYFRCLLNRRGVPAAPVTNFYARRPPTGPGSCYEQ